The following are from one region of the Juglans regia cultivar Chandler chromosome 10, Walnut 2.0, whole genome shotgun sequence genome:
- the LOC108984388 gene encoding calcium-dependent protein kinase 27-like — MCYVGKATKIFIFVVTVLVVLGLVLGFGLLRHPLQKTHKCSGDSCRSVSSSPIPIPNPIYGPPSPPISNPSPDPSSSSQPSPPNPNPSPPPPDYNPPPSPPSPPPPTLAAPPFNQPSPALVTPGPVNATQSQTARKGDNEEGTMEARLMSMEEIIRKLMEEIGMLHQENATLRRTNEDLVRGGELSANKHAYSLRAPTDAATEEERRKMHLQIRKPGKKCVEMAKKIDTKSTVEQLIASTDLPYNVGVMTVPLPTKFKVPQMEM; from the exons ATGTGTTACGTGGGTAAAGCTACGAAGATCTTCATCTTCGTAGTCACGGTGTTGGTGGTTCTGGGTCTTGTCTTGGGATTTGGACTTCTACGCCACCCGCTCCAGAAGACCCACAAATGCTCCGGCGACTCCTGCCGTTCAGTTTCTTCTTCTCCGATTCCCATACCCAATCCTATATATGGCCCACCTAGCCCACCCATCTCAAATCCAAGCCCTGATCCCAGCAGCTCCAGCCAGCCCAGCCCACCCAATCCTAACCCAAGCCCGCCCCCGCCTGACTATAACCCACCTCCTTCTCCGCCGTCACCGCCGCCTCCAACATTGGCGGCTCCGCCTTTCAATCAGCCGAGTCCTGCGCTGGTGACTCCTGGCCCTGTGAATG CAACGCAGTCCCAAACTGCACGAAAGGGAGATAACGAGGAGGGAACAATGGAAGCAAGACTCATGAGCATGGAGGAGATAATAAGGAAACTGATGGAGGAAATTGGGATGCTCCACCAGGAGAATGCGACCCTTAGGCGCACCAACGAGGATCTAGTGAGGGGAGGAGAACTGAGTGCCAACAAACATGCGTATTCACTGCGGGCCCCTACGGATGCTGCGACAGAAGAGGAGAGACGCAAGATGCACCTCCAAATCCGAAAGCCTGGAAAAAAATGCGTAGAAATGGCTAAGAAAATTGACACGAAATCCACCGTAGAGCAGCTCATCGCCAGTACTGACCTCCCATACAATGTAGGAGTCATGACAGTGCCACTTCCCACCAAGTTTAAGGTCCCCCAGATGGAAATGTGA
- the LOC108983667 gene encoding formin-like protein 3 has protein sequence MELRRAGYAAVIVILLSALSIRGSEVKRKLAETVISNGDSTETDGHDMVVQIWIHCRKELINRKDSLVFYFSILKEAITNRISAFFPIVNIERYSRVLPSHIRQTVLDCLRRKNLRLHVPGKVASTEKWIINCVEGPQSWPNAPRRYLVSQSHRQIAANPPPALAPIPASASPSNDPAPSDLVPANYSSPSTINFPPVHHVVPGKSPKKHDGTKMEKNVVVAATAAGVLAFVALLLFCCLKGSSKKIGGRNGQRDERPLLTLSLNFFSTGSSQKSVSLGNSSRKDLSFDSGKNPSLLINMSLKHGNNDSSLAVAPASEGAEPVPLPPLKLPPGRSAPLPPDPPSPQPPPPPVTQSPPPPKIARPPPAPPKLMPRKNRSSCLGPLRERQEGDDLDGESGAPKTKLKPFFWDKVLANPDQSMVWHEISSGSFQFNEEMIESLFGYNNMDKNKIDRKKEAASLESSVQYIQILDPKKAQNLSILLRALNVTTEEVLDALQEGNKLPVELLQTLLKMAPTTEEELKLRLFSGDLSQLGPAEQFLKVLVDFPSAFKRLESLLFMSSVQEEISSVKESLETLEVASNKLRSSRLFLKLLEAVLKTGNRMNDGTFRGGAHAFKLDTLLKLSDVKGTDGKTTLLHFVVQEIIRSEGIRAIRIARANKSVSSTKTDNFAEDHTEESAEHYCKLGLQVVSGLSSELEDIKKAAFIDSDGLTTTVSRLHHSMIKTKDFLNAEMKSLDEDSKFHHVLGNFAECVEADISRLLEEEKRILALVKQTADYFHGKAGMDEGLRLFAIVRDFLRMIDKACKEVRDTGMKMVRTSMKEAPSVSSSSETHQQSLEVHQRLFPAIVERRMDNSSSDDESLSS, from the exons ATGGAATTGAGAAGGGCTGGTTATGCAGCTGTTATTGTGATTTTGCTTTCCGCATTGTCAATAAGGGGTTCAGAGGTGAAGAGGAAGTTGGCAGAAACAGTCATTAGCAATGGTGATTCGACAGAGACAGATGGTCATGACATG GTGGTACAGATATGGATTCATTGCAGGAAAGAATTGATAAACAGGAAAGATTctctagttttttatttttccatcctAAAGGAAGCAATCACCAATAGAATATCAGCATTTTTCCCAATAGTAAACATAGAAAGATATTCAAGAGTTCTACCTTCCCATATTAGACAAACAGTTCTGGATTGcttgagaagaaaaaatcttcGGCTTCACGTTCCTGGCAAAGTGGCTAGCACAGAGAAATGGATCATTAATTGTGTTGAGGGGCCTCAGAGTTGGCCAAATGCCCCAAGAAGATATCTGGTTAGTCAGTCACATCGACAGATAGCAGCAAACCCTCCTCCAGCTCTAGCTCCTATCCCAGCATCAGCCTCACCTAGTAATGATCCAGCACCATCTGATCTAGTTCCTGCCAATTATTCATCTCCGAGCACCATAAATTTTCCACCTGTTCACCATGTTGTTCCAGGAAAATCACCAAAAAAGCATGATGGCACTAAGATGGAAAAAAATGTTGTTGTCGCTGCCACTGCAGCAGGAGTCCTTGCCTTCGTTGCACTGCTCCTTTTTTGCTGTCTTAAGGGTAGTAGCAAAAAAATTGGTGGAAGAAATGGACAAAGAGATGAAAGACCTCTTCTCACGTTAAGCCTGAATTTTTTTTCCACTG GTTCTTCACAAAAGTCTGTTAGTTTAGGAAACTCAAGTCGTAAAGATCTCAGTTTTGATAGTGGAAAGAATCCATCTTTACTTATCAATATGTCCCTAAAGCATGGAAACAATGATTCCTCGCTGGCTGTGGCACCAGCATCAGAAGGTGCAGAGCCAGTGCCATTACCTCCTTTAAAACTCCCTCCTGGAAGATCAGCTCCTTTACCTCCTGATCCACCAAGtccacaaccaccaccacctcctgtTACTCAGTCCCCACCACCTCCTAAAATTGCTCGACCTCCACCTGCTCCACCAAAACTAATGCCTAGGAAAAATCGATCATCATGTCTTGGACCACTTCGTGAAAGACAAGAGGGAGATGATCTTGATGGGGAGTCTGGAGCCCCGAAGACCAAGTTAAAACCATTCTTCTGGGACAAGGTTCTTGCCAACCCTGATCAATCAATGGTCTGGCATGAGATCAGCTCTGGATCATTCCA GTTCAATGAGGAGATGATAGAGTCGCTATTTGGTTATAACAATATggacaaaaacaaaattgaccGCAAGAAAGAGGCAGCATCACTTGAGTCTTCAGTCCAGTATATTCAGATCCTTGACCCTAAGAAAGCACAAAATTTATCGATTCTTCTACGAGCACTGAATGTGACAACAGAAGAAGTCCTTGATGCTCTTCAagaag GTAATAAGCTTCCCGTGGAGCTCCTTCAGACATTGCTTAAGATGGCACCAACAACAGAAGAAGAACTAAAGCTCAGGCTGTTCAGTGGTGATCTTTCTCAACTGGGCCCTGCAGAGCAGTTCCTGAAAGTTTTGGTTGACTTTCCTTCAGCATTTAAACGACTAGAGTCACTTCTGTTTATGAGTTCGGTTCAGGAGGAGATCTCTAGTGTTAAAGAGTCCTTGGAAACTCTAGAG GTAGCTAGCAACAAACTAAGAAGCAGCAGGCTATTCCTAAAACTCTTGGAAGCAGTTCTCAAAACTGGAAACCGCATGAATGATGGTACTTTCAGAGGTGGCGCACATGCATTTAAGCTTGATACACTCTTGAAACTGTCAGATGTAAAAGGAACTGATGGCAAGACCACACTACTGCACTTTGTCGTTCAGGAGATCATCCGTTCTGAAGGCATACGAGCTATCCGTATAGCCAGAGCAAACAAGAGTGTCTCCAGCACGAAAACTGACAATTTTGCTGAGGATCACACTGAAGAATCAGCAGAGCATTATTGTAAGCTTGGTCTTCAGGTGGTTTCAGGCTTAAGCAGTGAACTCGAAGATATAAAAAAAGCAGCATTCATAGATTCTGATGGCCTAACAACTACAGTGTCAAGACTCCACCACTCAATGATAAAAACTAAAGATTTCCTGAATGCTGAGATGAAGAGTCTGGATGAAGACAGCAAATTCCATCATGTACTGGGTAATTTCGCGGAGTGTGTGGAAGCTGACATTTCAAGGCTAttggaggaagaaaagagaatcTTGGCTCTGGTGAAACAAACCGCAGATTACTTCCATGGGAAAGCGGGAATGGATGAAGGCTTGCGCTTATTTGCAATTGTACGTGATTTCTTGAGAATGATAGACAAGGCATGTAAAGAGGTTAGGGATACTGGGATGAAGATGGTGAGGACTTCCATGAAAGAGGCTCCATCAGTGTCATCTTCTTCAGAAACTCATCAGCAGTCTTTAGAGGTACATCAGCGGCTATTTCCAGCAATAGTGGAGCGGCGGATGGACAACTCTAGTTCAGATGATGAGAGTCTCTCTTCTTAG